The following proteins come from a genomic window of Finegoldia magna ATCC 29328:
- a CDS encoding MetQ/NlpA family ABC transporter substrate-binding protein, whose product MKKKILLVVLALALVLTSCAKKESKKEDGQKTSTDSKKVVIGVSPAPHKEIAEKAKEILAKEGIDLEIKEFDDYVTPNTSLQEKDIDLNFYQHIPYLDNFNKERGTKLVSLGAVHLEPMGIYSKKYKSLDELKDGDEVIIPNDATNGARALKILEDNKVIKLKENAGLEATEKDIAENPKNLKFTAVEAATIPRAYEDAAIAVINSNFALEAKLSPKKDAIAIEKSEGNPFANIIAAREEDKDNETYKKVLQAFESDEVRKYIEEKFDGEIIPAK is encoded by the coding sequence ATGAAAAAGAAAATTTTATTAGTAGTATTGGCATTAGCATTGGTATTAACATCATGTGCTAAAAAAGAAAGCAAAAAAGAAGACGGACAAAAAACAAGCACAGACAGTAAAAAGGTTGTGATTGGAGTATCTCCAGCACCTCACAAAGAAATAGCAGAAAAAGCAAAAGAAATCTTAGCAAAAGAAGGAATAGATTTGGAAATCAAAGAATTTGATGATTATGTAACACCTAACACATCACTTCAAGAAAAAGATATCGACTTGAATTTTTACCAACACATTCCTTACTTGGATAACTTCAACAAGGAAAGAGGAACAAAATTAGTATCATTGGGAGCAGTTCACTTGGAACCAATGGGAATATATTCTAAAAAATACAAATCTTTAGATGAATTAAAAGACGGAGACGAAGTTATAATTCCTAACGATGCTACAAATGGAGCCAGAGCATTAAAAATATTAGAAGACAACAAAGTAATCAAATTAAAAGAAAATGCAGGATTAGAAGCTACTGAAAAAGACATTGCAGAAAATCCTAAAAACTTGAAATTCACAGCTGTTGAAGCAGCAACAATTCCAAGAGCATACGAAGACGCTGCAATTGCTGTAATCAATTCAAACTTTGCATTAGAAGCAAAATTATCACCAAAGAAAGATGCTATTGCAATCGAAAAATCAGAAGGAAACCCATTTGCAAACATCATAGCTGCAAGAGAAGAAGACAAAGACAATGAAACTTACAAGAAAGTATTACAAGCTTTCGAATCAGACGAAGTTAGAAAATATATCGAAGAAAAATTTGATGGAGAAATAATTCCAGCAAAATAG
- a CDS encoding ribonucleoside-diphosphate reductase subunit alpha — translation MEIKKRDGNIVDFDRSKIELAMKKAYASVGIYAEQNELESMAQQIENTIVNKYPKNHVVTVEEIQDLVELTLIDHGQYKVVKSFILYRAKHTTDRKVIEEFEKFITDDDVIEIIRYIQEHYDSTRYSIENLYLKFESFVKPNLSQYDMVNLLSKASGELVSKEAPNWEYIASLFMNYNLKQNIKKLEIQYDLQDFKSKIKFLDERGLYGSYIREVYTDDDIDELEKYMDDERDKLFTFSALDLIIKRYLIKTHDNRVIESAQEMFMGIAMHLALKEKDRIHWAKKIYDNLSKLKVTVATPTMSNARKPFNQLSSCFIDTVPDTLEGIYRSINNFAQVSKHGGGMGLYFGKVRANGSDIRGFQGVAGGVIRWIKLANDTAVAVDQLGVRQGSVAVYLDVWHKDILEFLQLRTNNGDDRMKAHDVFPSVCYPDLFWKMVRDDIDGTWYMFDPHEISVKKGYNLEDYYGDEWEKRYNECVLDESISRRSIKVKDLVRLIIKSWTETGTPFTFNRDTVNRMNPNKHKGMIYSSNLCTEIMQNMSEIHSISENIETEDGDDIIVTKTKPGDFVVCNLASLVLGNIDVNNDEELEEVVETAVRGLDNVIDLNFYPLEYAKYTNKKYRPIGLGTSGYHHCLVKNNIMYSDVEKHLEFADKLYEKINYYAIKASNKIAKEKGSYEYFEGSDWENGEYFKLRDYNSEKWNELYHDIKKNGMRNGYLMAVAPTGSTSIIAGTTAAVDPVMSRYFLEEKKGTIVPRVAPGLSPQTFWLYENAHELDQNITVDATSIRQRHIDQGQSVNIYITTDYTMRTILNIYVRAWEKGIKSIYYVRSKSLEVEDCDSCSA, via the coding sequence ATGGAAATAAAAAAGAGAGATGGCAATATTGTCGATTTTGACAGATCGAAGATAGAATTAGCCATGAAAAAAGCTTATGCTTCGGTGGGAATTTACGCAGAGCAAAATGAACTTGAAAGTATGGCACAACAAATTGAAAATACTATTGTGAACAAGTATCCAAAAAATCACGTGGTTACTGTGGAAGAGATCCAAGATTTGGTGGAACTAACTTTGATTGATCACGGTCAATACAAGGTTGTAAAATCATTTATTTTGTACCGTGCAAAACACACAACAGACAGAAAAGTTATCGAAGAATTCGAAAAATTCATTACAGATGATGATGTCATTGAAATTATTAGATACATTCAAGAACATTACGATTCTACTAGATATTCTATCGAGAATTTGTATTTGAAGTTTGAATCGTTTGTTAAGCCTAATTTGTCACAATACGATATGGTTAATTTATTGTCCAAGGCTTCTGGAGAGCTTGTTAGCAAGGAAGCACCAAATTGGGAATATATTGCATCTTTGTTTATGAATTACAATTTGAAACAAAATATTAAAAAGTTAGAAATCCAATACGATCTTCAAGATTTCAAATCCAAGATTAAGTTTTTGGATGAGAGGGGATTGTATGGTTCATATATTAGAGAAGTTTACACGGATGATGATATTGACGAATTAGAAAAGTACATGGACGATGAAAGGGACAAATTATTCACTTTCAGTGCATTGGATTTGATTATCAAAAGATATTTGATTAAGACTCATGACAATAGAGTTATAGAATCTGCACAAGAGATGTTCATGGGAATTGCGATGCATTTGGCACTTAAAGAAAAGGATAGAATTCATTGGGCAAAGAAAATTTACGATAATTTGTCCAAACTAAAAGTGACTGTGGCAACTCCTACAATGAGTAACGCTAGAAAACCATTCAATCAATTGTCCAGTTGTTTCATCGACACTGTTCCTGATACGTTGGAAGGAATTTATCGTTCTATTAATAATTTCGCACAAGTTTCTAAGCATGGCGGAGGAATGGGATTGTATTTCGGAAAAGTTCGTGCAAATGGTTCTGACATTCGTGGCTTCCAAGGTGTTGCAGGTGGGGTAATCAGATGGATAAAACTTGCAAATGATACTGCTGTTGCAGTGGATCAATTGGGAGTGCGCCAAGGTTCTGTTGCGGTGTATTTGGATGTATGGCACAAGGATATATTGGAATTTTTGCAACTTAGAACAAACAACGGCGATGATAGAATGAAGGCACACGATGTGTTCCCTTCTGTTTGCTATCCTGATTTGTTCTGGAAGATGGTTCGAGATGATATCGACGGAACTTGGTATATGTTTGATCCACACGAAATTTCCGTGAAAAAAGGATATAACTTGGAAGATTATTACGGGGACGAATGGGAAAAAAGATACAACGAATGTGTGCTTGACGAAAGTATTTCCAGACGTAGCATTAAAGTTAAAGATTTGGTAAGACTTATCATAAAATCATGGACAGAAACTGGAACTCCATTCACATTCAACCGTGATACTGTAAATAGAATGAATCCAAATAAACACAAGGGAATGATTTATTCATCTAATTTGTGTACAGAAATTATGCAAAATATGAGCGAAATTCATTCTATAAGTGAAAATATAGAAACAGAAGACGGAGACGATATTATCGTTACGAAAACAAAACCGGGAGATTTTGTTGTGTGTAATCTTGCATCTCTTGTTTTGGGAAATATCGACGTGAACAATGATGAAGAATTAGAAGAAGTTGTGGAAACGGCTGTAAGAGGACTCGATAATGTTATTGATTTGAACTTCTATCCATTGGAATACGCAAAGTACACTAACAAAAAATACCGTCCAATTGGACTTGGAACGAGTGGATATCATCACTGTTTAGTAAAAAATAATATTATGTATTCAGATGTTGAAAAACATTTGGAATTTGCAGATAAATTGTACGAAAAAATCAATTACTACGCGATAAAAGCAAGCAATAAAATCGCCAAAGAAAAAGGATCTTACGAATATTTTGAAGGTTCTGATTGGGAAAATGGAGAGTATTTCAAATTAAGAGATTATAATTCTGAAAAATGGAATGAATTGTATCACGATATTAAGAAAAATGGAATGAGAAATGGATATTTGATGGCAGTTGCACCAACTGGTTCTACATCTATAATCGCAGGGACAACTGCAGCAGTGGATCCAGTAATGAGCAGATACTTCCTTGAAGAAAAGAAAGGCACGATTGTTCCACGTGTTGCGCCAGGACTTAGTCCACAAACATTCTGGTTGTATGAAAATGCACACGAATTGGACCAAAATATAACTGTAGATGCTACAAGTATCAGACAACGTCACATCGACCAAGGTCAATCCGTCAACATCTACATCACGACTGATTACACGATGAGAACAATATTAAACATCTACGTCAGAGCATGGGAAAAAGGAATCAAATCCATCTATTATGTTAGAAGTAAATCATTAGAAGTGGAGGACTGCGATAGCTGCAGCGCATAA
- the fusA gene encoding elongation factor G produces the protein MKSYPTNKIRNLSLVGHSGSGKTQLTEACLYLTNVINRVGKVEDKNTVSDYSKQEMKRGISISSSVIPIEHNDIKINFIDTPGYFDFEREVYQSLRASEAALIVIDAVNGIEVGTEKVLRYTQSIDLPRIIFVNKMEKEHANFNKCVSDLHIKFGNNIIPFTLTLGEGEDFKGVIDVIDKKAYEYNGFEFKEVPIPEDRVDEVNVVFDEICEVVAQTDDDLMEKYFNGEEFTHEEFKKALVSALLEGTCVPLIAGSALTGIGVDVLLEIIEKYMPTPDDERAKYGFRHADDKQRKFSVDEPMSAVVFKTIVDPFVGKISIFKVISGKITKDTLIYNSSKEVEEKLGDLFFLRGKEQIKTDEVHAGDIGAISKLVETETGDTISDKNDPTVYKRLKLKPATLFFAIQPKSKSDDDKISSALNKLQTEDLSFVSERNNETKQLLIGGRGNVQLQVMMDRLKDEYQVETEVVPLRIAYRETIKGKSDVEGKHKKQSGGAGQFADVFIRFEPLTDSEENFVFEEEVFGGAVPKNFFPAVEKGLEESLEKGPLAGYPVVGVKAILYDGKYHPVDSNEMAFKIAAQIAFKKGIEEAKPILLEPIMKVTIKIPEEYMGDVMGDMNKRRGKILGMESDEDGNQVVIAEAPHKELFEYSIDLRSMTQARGEFEMEFVRYDEVPSNVTEEIIKEQ, from the coding sequence ATGAAATCTTATCCAACAAACAAAATTAGAAATCTTAGCTTGGTTGGGCATAGCGGAAGTGGAAAAACTCAACTCACTGAAGCATGCCTATACTTAACAAATGTGATTAACAGAGTCGGAAAAGTTGAGGACAAAAACACAGTTTCTGACTATTCTAAGCAAGAAATGAAGAGGGGTATTTCTATATCCAGCTCTGTTATTCCAATCGAACATAATGACATAAAAATCAATTTCATAGACACTCCGGGCTATTTTGATTTCGAAAGAGAAGTGTATCAATCACTAAGAGCATCCGAAGCAGCACTTATAGTTATCGATGCTGTTAATGGTATAGAAGTAGGAACAGAAAAAGTTCTTCGCTACACTCAATCAATAGATCTTCCAAGAATTATTTTCGTAAATAAAATGGAAAAAGAACACGCTAATTTCAACAAATGCGTGAGTGATTTGCACATTAAATTTGGAAACAACATTATTCCATTTACATTGACTCTTGGAGAAGGTGAAGACTTCAAGGGAGTTATCGATGTTATCGATAAAAAAGCATACGAGTACAATGGTTTCGAATTCAAAGAAGTTCCTATTCCAGAAGACAGAGTGGATGAAGTTAATGTCGTATTTGATGAAATTTGTGAAGTTGTCGCTCAAACAGACGACGATTTGATGGAAAAATATTTCAACGGAGAAGAATTTACACACGAAGAATTCAAAAAAGCTTTGGTATCAGCATTACTTGAAGGTACTTGCGTACCACTTATCGCAGGAAGTGCGCTTACAGGAATTGGTGTTGATGTTTTATTAGAAATCATCGAAAAATACATGCCAACACCAGATGACGAAAGAGCAAAATACGGATTCAGACATGCAGATGATAAACAACGTAAGTTCTCAGTTGATGAACCAATGAGTGCAGTTGTATTTAAGACAATTGTGGATCCTTTTGTTGGAAAGATTTCGATTTTCAAAGTTATTTCAGGTAAAATTACGAAAGATACTTTAATATATAATTCAAGCAAGGAAGTTGAAGAAAAACTTGGAGATTTGTTCTTTTTACGTGGTAAGGAACAAATCAAGACTGATGAAGTTCACGCAGGTGATATCGGTGCAATTAGCAAATTAGTTGAAACAGAAACTGGAGATACTATTTCTGATAAGAATGATCCAACTGTTTACAAACGTTTGAAATTAAAACCTGCAACATTATTCTTTGCAATTCAACCAAAATCAAAATCAGATGACGATAAGATTTCAAGTGCATTAAACAAATTGCAAACTGAAGATTTGTCATTTGTATCTGAAAGAAATAATGAAACTAAGCAATTATTAATCGGTGGACGTGGTAATGTTCAACTTCAAGTAATGATGGACAGATTAAAAGATGAATACCAAGTAGAAACAGAAGTTGTTCCATTGAGAATTGCTTATCGTGAAACTATCAAAGGCAAATCAGATGTAGAAGGAAAACACAAAAAACAATCTGGTGGTGCAGGACAATTTGCGGATGTATTCATTAGATTTGAACCATTGACAGATTCTGAAGAAAACTTCGTATTTGAAGAAGAAGTATTCGGTGGAGCCGTTCCTAAGAACTTCTTCCCAGCAGTTGAAAAAGGTTTGGAAGAATCCTTGGAAAAAGGACCATTGGCAGGATATCCAGTAGTTGGTGTCAAGGCAATACTTTACGATGGAAAATATCACCCAGTAGATTCAAACGAAATGGCATTCAAGATCGCAGCCCAAATCGCATTCAAAAAAGGTATCGAAGAAGCAAAACCAATTTTATTAGAACCTATTATGAAAGTTACAATCAAAATCCCTGAAGAATACATGGGAGATGTAATGGGAGATATGAACAAACGCCGTGGTAAAATATTGGGAATGGAATCTGACGAAGACGGTAACCAAGTAGTAATCGCAGAAGCTCCTCACAAAGAATTGTTCGAATACTCAATAGATTTGAGATCAATGACTCAAGCAAGAGGAGAATTTGAAATGGAATTTGTAAGATATGATGAAGTTCCTTCAAATGTTACAGAAGAAATAATTAAAGAACAATAA
- a CDS encoding methionine ABC transporter permease, whose product MDDLLHLVLEATGETLYMILVSTFFTILFGLPLALILYTTGQSGLNPKPKLYAVLDVIVNITRSFPFIILMIVLLPLSKLIVGTKIGTSASIVPLTVGAIPFLARLFEQEFLNVDRGIIEASKSMGASNFNILTRVLIPESLPQLVLAITNLMITLIGYSAMAGTIGGGGLGALAKRYGYDRFNTEVLLWAVVVIIILVEIVQISGTKISNKLNKKNI is encoded by the coding sequence ATGGATGATTTATTACATTTGGTATTAGAAGCCACAGGCGAAACATTGTACATGATTTTAGTTAGTACGTTTTTCACAATTTTATTTGGCCTTCCATTGGCACTTATTTTATATACAACTGGACAATCTGGACTTAATCCAAAACCAAAACTATACGCGGTGTTGGATGTAATAGTTAACATTACAAGATCATTTCCATTCATCATATTGATGATTGTATTACTTCCACTTTCGAAGTTGATCGTAGGAACAAAAATAGGAACATCAGCATCAATAGTTCCATTGACAGTCGGTGCAATTCCATTTTTGGCGAGATTATTCGAACAAGAATTCTTGAATGTGGATAGAGGAATCATTGAAGCATCCAAATCAATGGGAGCTAGTAATTTTAACATATTGACAAGAGTGTTGATTCCAGAATCATTGCCACAATTGGTATTGGCAATAACAAACTTAATGATCACATTGATTGGATATTCTGCAATGGCAGGAACAATCGGTGGAGGAGGCTTGGGAGCCTTGGCGAAAAGATACGGCTACGACAGGTTTAACACAGAAGTATTATTGTGGGCAGTAGTTGTAATTATAATCTTGGTTGAAATTGTACAAATATCAGGTACAAAAATTTCAAATAAATTAAACAAAAAAAACATATAG
- a CDS encoding ABC transporter ATP-binding protein, with amino-acid sequence MNIVFENYSTNYFESLNGEITQNCQIFSNKITLDKFIAVLMNVKYADGKMLIDDELVNNVISKYRGFYVVDEFMLYEHLNVYDNLSLVLRSTKMSPVTIYRKIEILNESLNVDLDNKLRECDEDTIIKLFYAKVMLSDSRFAIIKNYNNYTKIFSKKNLKKLTEMFDEKKINYIILCEKKKKLVDDLPILKLGKSSISVVK; translated from the coding sequence ATGAATATTGTATTTGAGAATTATAGTACTAATTATTTTGAAAGTTTAAATGGAGAAATCACACAAAATTGTCAGATTTTTTCAAATAAAATAACTTTGGACAAATTCATAGCGGTGTTAATGAATGTAAAATACGCAGATGGAAAGATGTTGATAGATGATGAGCTTGTAAACAATGTTATTTCGAAGTATCGAGGATTTTACGTTGTGGACGAGTTTATGTTGTATGAGCATTTGAATGTTTACGATAATTTGTCTTTGGTGTTACGTTCGACGAAGATGAGCCCTGTGACAATTTACAGAAAAATCGAGATTTTGAATGAAAGTCTAAATGTGGATTTGGATAATAAGTTAAGAGAGTGTGATGAAGATACTATCATCAAACTTTTTTATGCGAAGGTTATGCTTTCTGACAGTCGTTTTGCAATTATAAAAAATTACAATAATTACACAAAAATTTTTTCCAAGAAAAATTTAAAAAAACTAACTGAAATGTTTGATGAGAAAAAAATAAACTACATTATTTTGTGCGAAAAGAAGAAAAAATTAGTTGATGATTTGCCGATTTTAAAGCTGGGTAAGAGTAGTATTTCTGTTGTAAAATGA
- a CDS encoding DUF3847 domain-containing protein, which translates to MKKLEQLRQESKEIKDKIEDTEERLRQLKNQEKKILKQYIIKRRKEITHRLITRGAILESLIENDKKKIAVRFKGGTLSGVTDKTVIQH; encoded by the coding sequence ATGAAAAAATTAGAACAACTAAGACAAGAGTCAAAAGAAATAAAAGATAAAATAGAAGATACTGAAGAAAGATTAAGGCAACTAAAAAATCAAGAAAAGAAGATATTAAAACAATACATAATAAAAAGAAGAAAAGAAATAACTCATAGGCTAATAACAAGAGGAGCAATCTTAGAAAGCCTTATAGAAAATGATAAAAAGAAAATCGCTGTGAGATTCAAGGGAGGAACCTTATCAGGTGTAACCGACAAAACAGTCATTCAACATTAA
- a CDS encoding 5-methyltetrahydropteroyltriglutamate--homocysteine S-methyltransferase gives MSLHVPFRYDYVGSFLRNEKLLKARSEYEKEIITKKELTEIEDECIKELIKKQKELGYHVITDGEFRRKSWHLDFFWGLNGIKRVELSHGYYFHGKETYHTSVQVEGKITGENHPFVEHFKFVRQFEDDNTIAKQTIPAPAQLLVELFREDNAKITNEIYPDYEKLEQDIAKAYKQVIKDLYDAGCRNIQFDDCTWGMLVDSDYINRKYGEAVSLDDEANKYLRINNLALEDRPEDLTITTHVCRGNYESTYAASGAYDKIAQILFAQENVDAFYLEYDDERSGGFEPLRYVSKDKKVVLGLITSKRGELEDEDEVIARIHKASEFISLDRLCLSPQCGFASNENGNILTVDQQWEKLKLIKKIAEKVWGK, from the coding sequence ATGAGTTTACACGTACCATTTAGATATGACTATGTAGGTAGTTTCTTGAGAAATGAAAAATTATTAAAGGCAAGATCAGAATACGAAAAAGAAATTATCACAAAAAAAGAATTAACAGAAATAGAAGATGAATGCATCAAAGAATTAATCAAAAAACAAAAAGAATTGGGCTATCACGTAATAACTGATGGAGAATTCAGAAGAAAAAGCTGGCATTTGGATTTCTTCTGGGGACTTAATGGGATTAAAAGAGTTGAACTTAGCCATGGATACTACTTCCATGGTAAGGAAACTTATCACACATCTGTACAAGTTGAAGGAAAAATCACAGGAGAAAATCATCCATTTGTAGAACATTTCAAATTCGTAAGACAATTTGAAGATGACAATACAATTGCGAAACAAACAATACCTGCACCAGCACAATTACTTGTAGAATTATTCAGAGAAGATAATGCAAAGATAACTAACGAAATCTATCCAGATTACGAAAAGTTGGAACAAGATATTGCGAAAGCTTACAAACAAGTTATCAAAGATTTGTATGATGCAGGATGCAGAAATATACAATTTGACGATTGTACATGGGGAATGTTAGTAGATTCTGATTATATCAACAGAAAATACGGCGAAGCAGTTTCATTAGATGATGAAGCTAACAAATATTTGAGAATAAATAATTTAGCACTTGAAGACAGACCAGAAGATTTGACAATAACAACACATGTTTGCAGAGGAAATTACGAATCAACTTATGCAGCAAGTGGTGCATACGATAAAATCGCACAAATTTTATTTGCACAAGAAAACGTAGATGCATTCTATCTTGAATACGACGATGAAAGATCCGGCGGATTTGAACCATTAAGATACGTTTCGAAAGATAAAAAAGTTGTTCTCGGACTTATCACTTCAAAAAGAGGAGAACTCGAAGACGAAGATGAAGTCATTGCTAGAATCCACAAAGCATCTGAATTCATATCTCTTGACAGATTGTGTCTAAGCCCACAATGCGGATTCGCATCTAACGAAAATGGAAACATATTAACAGTTGACCAACAATGGGAAAAGCTAAAATTAATCAAAAAAATAGCTGAAAAAGTTTGGGGAAAATAA
- a CDS encoding methionine ABC transporter ATP-binding protein yields the protein MIEVLNLKKTFNTSEKEFNAVDDVSFKVDRGEIYGIIGLSGAGKSTLVRLLNRLEEPTSGKVIIDDVDITSLKQKELLEARKEISMIFQHFNLFNQKNVYENIAYPLKLQNIPKNEIEKRVNELLDFIGLRDRAKSYPSQLSGGQKQRVAIARALSTNPKVILSDESTSALDPQNTQQVLEILRKSVDKYKTTIIMITHQMEVAKDVCDRIAVMENGKIIEENSVEELFKNPKTDVTKNFIRKLIEEDEEEIITDDFKGDVVRLTYSKKSYNKPLLSQAARISGIDFSIISGNINKLQSTGVGYTVVELIGEKENIQKAKDFLTENDIRVEEVK from the coding sequence ATGATTGAAGTATTAAATTTGAAGAAAACTTTTAATACAAGTGAGAAAGAATTTAATGCAGTTGATGATGTAAGTTTCAAAGTTGATAGAGGTGAAATTTACGGAATAATTGGTTTGTCAGGAGCTGGCAAATCGACACTTGTTAGACTTTTAAATAGATTGGAAGAACCGACAAGTGGAAAGGTAATAATAGATGATGTTGACATAACATCGTTGAAGCAAAAGGAATTATTGGAAGCAAGAAAAGAAATCAGCATGATTTTCCAACATTTTAATCTATTTAATCAAAAAAATGTCTACGAAAACATTGCTTATCCATTGAAGCTTCAAAACATTCCAAAAAATGAAATAGAAAAGAGAGTTAACGAATTATTGGATTTCATTGGACTTAGAGACAGAGCAAAAAGCTATCCTAGCCAATTATCCGGTGGACAAAAACAAAGAGTTGCGATTGCAAGAGCATTATCCACAAATCCTAAGGTGATTTTGTCAGATGAATCTACAAGCGCACTTGATCCACAAAACACTCAACAAGTTTTGGAGATATTGAGAAAATCAGTAGACAAATACAAAACGACGATAATAATGATAACTCATCAAATGGAAGTTGCAAAAGATGTCTGTGATAGGATTGCAGTGATGGAAAATGGAAAAATCATCGAAGAAAATTCTGTAGAAGAATTATTCAAAAATCCAAAAACAGATGTTACTAAAAACTTCATAAGAAAACTTATCGAAGAGGATGAAGAAGAGATAATAACTGACGATTTTAAGGGAGATGTCGTTAGATTAACTTACTCAAAGAAATCCTACAACAAACCATTATTATCACAAGCAGCGAGAATTTCTGGAATAGATTTCAGTATTATATCTGGAAATATCAACAAACTTCAATCCACAGGAGTTGGATACACAGTTGTTGAACTTATTGGTGAAAAAGAAAATATTCAAAAAGCGAAAGACTTTTTGACAGAAAATGATATTAGAGTAGAGGAGGTTAAATAA
- a CDS encoding DUF554 domain-containing protein yields MLYILINVGAVALAALLGRLLKSFLPKKLIKSIMDVVAVCILIMGIQGSVKTNNFIFMLISLVIGAIIGNGLDLDKKLAHLVEYLQNKVPASSGSSMRGAIALIMLQNIGSLAILAPLNLGLSGSADIMQFKIILDVITTFLFSATYGFAVALSGVVGLVMNSLIFLLSTSLSKVLVPEVIENISVVGSLLIVLLGIDMLEIKKFKIMDYIPALFIPVFWFIIKQLLHI; encoded by the coding sequence ATGTTATACATATTAATAAATGTTGGAGCAGTTGCCCTTGCAGCTTTATTAGGAAGATTATTAAAATCTTTCCTGCCTAAAAAATTAATAAAAAGCATAATGGACGTTGTAGCTGTTTGTATATTAATCATGGGAATACAAGGAAGCGTCAAGACAAATAATTTTATTTTTATGTTGATTTCACTTGTTATCGGTGCTATAATAGGTAACGGTCTTGATTTGGACAAGAAATTAGCTCACCTTGTAGAATACCTACAAAACAAAGTTCCAGCATCGTCTGGCTCGTCTATGAGAGGCGCCATTGCATTAATAATGCTACAAAACATTGGATCATTGGCAATACTTGCTCCATTAAATTTGGGACTAAGTGGATCAGCCGACATAATGCAATTCAAAATAATATTAGATGTAATCACAACATTTTTGTTCTCAGCAACATACGGATTTGCAGTTGCACTTTCCGGAGTTGTCGGACTTGTGATGAACAGCCTAATATTTTTATTATCAACATCGCTAAGCAAAGTCTTAGTACCAGAAGTAATTGAAAACATCTCAGTAGTTGGATCACTATTGATAGTTCTCCTTGGTATAGATATGCTAGAAATCAAAAAATTCAAAATCATGGATTACATTCCAGCACTATTTATTCCAGTATTTTGGTTCATAATCAAACAATTACTTCACATCTAA
- a CDS encoding PqqD family protein yields MKRNKNFLEFIPEVNDKIEFYEKNDLVYLKKKHNHIFDKIAQKMFFTPKESNIKLEGYGSDVFRMIDGKANIIEIGNKLKEKYGDEVEPLYERLSQFIQILYNNDIVKLKKKSE; encoded by the coding sequence ATGAAAAGAAATAAAAATTTCCTAGAATTTATTCCTGAGGTCAATGACAAGATAGAGTTTTATGAGAAAAATGATCTTGTGTATTTGAAAAAGAAGCACAATCATATTTTTGATAAGATTGCTCAAAAGATGTTCTTCACTCCAAAAGAATCCAACATCAAGCTTGAAGGTTATGGCAGTGATGTTTTCAGGATGATTGACGGAAAAGCCAACATTATAGAGATTGGGAATAAATTAAAAGAAAAATACGGAGATGAGGTAGAACCTCTATACGAGAGACTATCCCAATTCATACAAATTTTATACAACAATGATATTGTTAAACTCAAAAAGAAGTCTGAATAA